A window of the Triplophysa rosa linkage group LG23, Trosa_1v2, whole genome shotgun sequence genome harbors these coding sequences:
- the abcb8 gene encoding mitochondrial potassium channel ATP-binding subunit isoform X2, whose protein sequence is MQEQDFRRVQHTAQWSSSQNPATHFTVSAPVRIWRQAQKVLRLASRQQPRQSNISLKFILGPAALTVTARLLSSGARCHVDVNNNVPAEVKEKTPEFSWSVLWVFVRPELLALIGAIILAFAAAVLNIQIPMMLGDLVNVVARHMREQAGHYMRDIRTPAVKLLGLYALQGMLTSGYIILLSRVGERVAANMRKTLFSSLLRQDVAFFDANKTGQLVNRLTSDIQEFKSSFKLVISQGLRSTTQTVGCFFSLYIISPKLTGLTVVVLPCLVGAGALIGSFLRNLSRKAQEQVAKATGVADEALGNVRTVRAFAMEDRELEMYAAEVEKSAEMNETLGTGIAVFQGLSNIVLNCIVLGTIFAGGSLMAHNDMSPGDLMSFLVASQTVQRSLASISILFGQMVRGMSAGARVFEYLTLEPTIPLTGGGRIPHRSLTGRVDFMNIYFSYPTRPGSQVLKNFSLTLPPCRTVAIVGESGGGKSTVAALLERFYDPIGGVVMLDGLDIRTLDPSWLRGHVIGFISQEPVLFGTSVMENIRFGKPSATDVEVVAAAKQANAHNFITGFSDGYNTVVGERGVTLSGGQKQRIAIARALIKNPSILILDEATSALDAESEHVVQEALDRATSGRTVLIIAHRLSTIQGADLICVISNGRIVEAGTHLELLSKGGLYAELIKRQRSEK, encoded by the exons ATGCAGGAGCAAGACTTCCG ACGTGTTCAGCACACAGCACAGTGGAGCAGTTCTCAAAACCCAGCCACACATTTCACCGTCAGCGCTCCGGTTCGCATATGGAGACAAGCCCAGAAAGTTCTGCGCCTTGCATCCAGACAGCAGCCCAGGCAGTCAAACATCTCTCTGAAATTCATACTAGGCCCAGCTGCTCTAACAGTGACAGCACGCCTGTTGAGCAGTGGAGCTCGCTGTCATGTGGATGTGAATAATAACGTACCAGCTGAAGTTAAAGAGAAGACTCCCGAGTTCAGCTGGAGTGTTCTTTGGGTGTTTGTCCGGCCGGAACTTCTTGCTTTAATTGGAGCCATCATT CTTGCGTTTGCAGCGGCAGTTCTTAATATTCAGATTCCGATGATGTTGGGAGATCTGGTGAATGTTGTCGCTCGCCACATGAGGGAACAAGCAGGCCACTACATGAGAGACATTCGAACACCTGCTGTGAAGCTGCTTGGACTCTATGCTTTACAG gGAATGTTAACCAGTGGCTACATCATTCTTCTGTCCAGAGTTGGAGAAAGAGTGGCTGCTAACATGAGAAAAACTCTCTTTTCATCTTTGCTTCG ACAAGATGTTGCGTTCTTTGATGCAAACAAGACCGGGCAGCTGGTTAATCGTCTCACATCAGACATCCAGGAGTTCAAATCCTCCTTCAAGCTGGTCATTTCTCAG GGTTTGCGGAGCACCACACAAACAGTAGGATGTTTTTTCTCGCTGTACATCATCTCTCCGAAGCTCACGGGTCTCACTGTGGTGGTCCTCCCGTGTCTTGTGGGGGCTGGTGCTCTCATTGGCTCTTTTCTTCGTAATCTGTCACGAAAAGCACAAGAGCAG GTGGCTAAAGCTACAGGGGTTGCAGACGAGGCTCTTGGTAACGTGCGGACAGTGAGAGCCTTTGCCATGGAGGACAGAGAGCTTGA GATGTATGCAGCTGAGGTTGAGAAATCAGCTGAGATGAATGAAACGTTGGGCACAGGAATCGCCGTATTCCAAGGCCTGTCGAACATCGTCCTGAACT GTATTGTTCTAGGCACTATTTTTGCTGGTGGATCATTGATGGCCCATAATGACATGTCACCTGGTGACCTGATGTCATTTTTAGTCGCCTCACAGACGGTTCAGAG ATCCCTCGCCAGCATTTCAATTCTGTTTGGCCAG ATGGTTCGAGGTATGAGCGCAGGGGCTCGTGTTTTCGAGTATTTGACTTTAGAGCCCACCATTCCACTCACGGGAGGCGGTCGGATTCCTCACAGGTCTCTGACGGGAAGAGTTGACTTTATGAACATCTACTTCAG TTACCCAACAAGACCTGGAAGCCAAGTTCTTAAGAACTTCAGTCTGACTCTACCTCCCTGTAGAACGGTCGCTATTGTGGGAGAGTCGGGTGGAG GCAAATCCACTGTGGCCGCTCTGTTGGAACGGTTTTATGACCCCATCGGTGGAGTAGTAATGCTGGATGGACTCGACATCAGAACTCTGGATCCATCCTGGCTAAGAGGACACGTCATTGGCTTCATTAGTCAG GAACCTGTTCTCTTTGGCACATCAGTAATGGAAAATATCAGGTTTGGAAAGCCCAGTGCTACTGACGTCGAGGTCGTAGCTGCTGCCAAACAAGCCAATGCGCATAATTTCATCACAGGCTTCTCAGACGGATACAACACAGTGGTTG GTGAGCGTGGAGTAACTCTGTCTGGAGGCCAGAAGCAGCGGATAGCCATCGCTCGGGCCCTGATCAAAAACCCCAGCATTCTGATTCTGGATGAGGCCACCAGCGCTCTGGATGCAGAGTCGGAGCATGTGGTTCAGGAGGCTTTGGACAGAGCTACGTCAGGTCGCACCGTTCTCATTATCGCTCACCGTCTCAGCACCATTCAAGGGGCCGATCTCATCTGTGTTATAAGTAATGGGCGTATCGTTGAG GCTGGAACACACCTGGAATTACTGAGCAAAGGGGGGCTGTATGCTGAGCTTATAAAGAGACAACGGTCCGAAAAGTAA
- the abcb8 gene encoding mitochondrial potassium channel ATP-binding subunit isoform X1 translates to MFHFVRCSRLTGNTVTTDRYLCSPKIRDVFIHCKRRVQHTAQWSSSQNPATHFTVSAPVRIWRQAQKVLRLASRQQPRQSNISLKFILGPAALTVTARLLSSGARCHVDVNNNVPAEVKEKTPEFSWSVLWVFVRPELLALIGAIILAFAAAVLNIQIPMMLGDLVNVVARHMREQAGHYMRDIRTPAVKLLGLYALQGMLTSGYIILLSRVGERVAANMRKTLFSSLLRQDVAFFDANKTGQLVNRLTSDIQEFKSSFKLVISQGLRSTTQTVGCFFSLYIISPKLTGLTVVVLPCLVGAGALIGSFLRNLSRKAQEQVAKATGVADEALGNVRTVRAFAMEDRELEMYAAEVEKSAEMNETLGTGIAVFQGLSNIVLNCIVLGTIFAGGSLMAHNDMSPGDLMSFLVASQTVQRSLASISILFGQMVRGMSAGARVFEYLTLEPTIPLTGGGRIPHRSLTGRVDFMNIYFSYPTRPGSQVLKNFSLTLPPCRTVAIVGESGGGKSTVAALLERFYDPIGGVVMLDGLDIRTLDPSWLRGHVIGFISQEPVLFGTSVMENIRFGKPSATDVEVVAAAKQANAHNFITGFSDGYNTVVGERGVTLSGGQKQRIAIARALIKNPSILILDEATSALDAESEHVVQEALDRATSGRTVLIIAHRLSTIQGADLICVISNGRIVEAGTHLELLSKGGLYAELIKRQRSEK, encoded by the exons ATGTTTCATTTTGTTCGTTGCAGTCGACTGACAGGCAACACTGTCACGACGGACAGATATTTGTGTTCCCCCAAAATAAGAGATGTTTTCATCCACTGCAAGCG ACGTGTTCAGCACACAGCACAGTGGAGCAGTTCTCAAAACCCAGCCACACATTTCACCGTCAGCGCTCCGGTTCGCATATGGAGACAAGCCCAGAAAGTTCTGCGCCTTGCATCCAGACAGCAGCCCAGGCAGTCAAACATCTCTCTGAAATTCATACTAGGCCCAGCTGCTCTAACAGTGACAGCACGCCTGTTGAGCAGTGGAGCTCGCTGTCATGTGGATGTGAATAATAACGTACCAGCTGAAGTTAAAGAGAAGACTCCCGAGTTCAGCTGGAGTGTTCTTTGGGTGTTTGTCCGGCCGGAACTTCTTGCTTTAATTGGAGCCATCATT CTTGCGTTTGCAGCGGCAGTTCTTAATATTCAGATTCCGATGATGTTGGGAGATCTGGTGAATGTTGTCGCTCGCCACATGAGGGAACAAGCAGGCCACTACATGAGAGACATTCGAACACCTGCTGTGAAGCTGCTTGGACTCTATGCTTTACAG gGAATGTTAACCAGTGGCTACATCATTCTTCTGTCCAGAGTTGGAGAAAGAGTGGCTGCTAACATGAGAAAAACTCTCTTTTCATCTTTGCTTCG ACAAGATGTTGCGTTCTTTGATGCAAACAAGACCGGGCAGCTGGTTAATCGTCTCACATCAGACATCCAGGAGTTCAAATCCTCCTTCAAGCTGGTCATTTCTCAG GGTTTGCGGAGCACCACACAAACAGTAGGATGTTTTTTCTCGCTGTACATCATCTCTCCGAAGCTCACGGGTCTCACTGTGGTGGTCCTCCCGTGTCTTGTGGGGGCTGGTGCTCTCATTGGCTCTTTTCTTCGTAATCTGTCACGAAAAGCACAAGAGCAG GTGGCTAAAGCTACAGGGGTTGCAGACGAGGCTCTTGGTAACGTGCGGACAGTGAGAGCCTTTGCCATGGAGGACAGAGAGCTTGA GATGTATGCAGCTGAGGTTGAGAAATCAGCTGAGATGAATGAAACGTTGGGCACAGGAATCGCCGTATTCCAAGGCCTGTCGAACATCGTCCTGAACT GTATTGTTCTAGGCACTATTTTTGCTGGTGGATCATTGATGGCCCATAATGACATGTCACCTGGTGACCTGATGTCATTTTTAGTCGCCTCACAGACGGTTCAGAG ATCCCTCGCCAGCATTTCAATTCTGTTTGGCCAG ATGGTTCGAGGTATGAGCGCAGGGGCTCGTGTTTTCGAGTATTTGACTTTAGAGCCCACCATTCCACTCACGGGAGGCGGTCGGATTCCTCACAGGTCTCTGACGGGAAGAGTTGACTTTATGAACATCTACTTCAG TTACCCAACAAGACCTGGAAGCCAAGTTCTTAAGAACTTCAGTCTGACTCTACCTCCCTGTAGAACGGTCGCTATTGTGGGAGAGTCGGGTGGAG GCAAATCCACTGTGGCCGCTCTGTTGGAACGGTTTTATGACCCCATCGGTGGAGTAGTAATGCTGGATGGACTCGACATCAGAACTCTGGATCCATCCTGGCTAAGAGGACACGTCATTGGCTTCATTAGTCAG GAACCTGTTCTCTTTGGCACATCAGTAATGGAAAATATCAGGTTTGGAAAGCCCAGTGCTACTGACGTCGAGGTCGTAGCTGCTGCCAAACAAGCCAATGCGCATAATTTCATCACAGGCTTCTCAGACGGATACAACACAGTGGTTG GTGAGCGTGGAGTAACTCTGTCTGGAGGCCAGAAGCAGCGGATAGCCATCGCTCGGGCCCTGATCAAAAACCCCAGCATTCTGATTCTGGATGAGGCCACCAGCGCTCTGGATGCAGAGTCGGAGCATGTGGTTCAGGAGGCTTTGGACAGAGCTACGTCAGGTCGCACCGTTCTCATTATCGCTCACCGTCTCAGCACCATTCAAGGGGCCGATCTCATCTGTGTTATAAGTAATGGGCGTATCGTTGAG GCTGGAACACACCTGGAATTACTGAGCAAAGGGGGGCTGTATGCTGAGCTTATAAAGAGACAACGGTCCGAAAAGTAA
- the atg9b gene encoding autophagy-related protein 9B isoform X1, protein MMAGFETHQEYQRIEDYDEDTPPGEEDLLIHVPESRGDPWHHIKNLDNFFTRIYHFHQKNGFACMVLSEIFELVQFLFVVTFTTFLFNCVEYDVLFANRAVNHTGQTPGPLDRNKVTIPDAILPGEQCIERIQGNSWIIFLLIMAAIFWVYRLVKVIWNVLSYWEIRQFYIKALKIQMDELCNFTWQEVQGRLILLQREHPMCVQKRELSELDIYHRILRFKNYTVAMINKSLLPVKLHVPFMGEMIFVTQGLKYNFELILFWGPLSLFQNKWSLHPKYKRAANRQDLARQLSRVILLTGLVNLLLCPFVLVWQVLYAFFSYAEVIKREPGSLGARRWSLYGRLYLRHFNELDHELQGRMGRSYKPAAKYMNAFVSPLLAVLAKNVAFFSGSVLAVLIALTVYDEDVLTVQHILTAITILGVVITITRSFIPDDHMVWCPEQLMQCVLAHIHYMPDHWKGHANKSETRDEMAQLFQYKAVFILEELLSPIITPFILIFPLRSKSLEIIDFFRNFTVDVAGVGDICSFAQMDIRRHGNPQWMSEGQTEASVYQQAENGKTELSLMHFTIKNPRWQPPQESSVFISHLKEKVQQDAQTGPSPHLLLSEAPLCTSLLSNQSATGPDNLLASVLAHPVLTASCVPARNRRFIPQNSAASAAASVLASLSSSQQPPAGHRSRSHALRQTHDGPMYSSGHTLGDRSLAIMSARDSMILSQSYSALASEFASAEMSLHAIYMHEVHQQKTQHAPGQLHTSVPMRDMSANSDPQILSTQTDSLVPPASGRLGGWAEEEEADEEEINNSSSSSPVPDQTSRGSS, encoded by the exons ATGATGGCTGGTTTTGAAACACATCAGGAGTATCAGCGAATAGAAGACTATGATGAAGACACCCCGCCAGGAGAGGAAGATTTACTCATCCATGTGCCAGAGAGTAGAGGAG ATCCATGGCATCATATCAAGAACCTTGACAATTTCTTCACAAGA ATCTACCATTTCCATCAGAAGAATGGATTTGCCTGTATGGTGTTATCAGAAATCTTTGAGCTTGT GCAGTTCCTGTTCGTGGTCACGTTTACAACGTTCCTCTTCAACTGTGTGGAATACGATGTTCTCTTTGCCAACCGAGCGGTCAACCACACGGGCCAGACCCCCGGACCTCTGGACAGGAATAAGGTCACCATTCCCGATGCTATTTTACCCGGCGAGCAGTGTATTGAGAG GATTCAAGGCAACAGCTGGATCATCTTTCTCCTGATAATGGCCGCCATTTTTTGGGTCTATCGGCTCGTGAAGGTGATCTGGAATGTCCTCAGCTACTGGGAGATCCGGCAGTTTTACATCAAAGCGCTGAAAATACAAATG GATGAATTGTGTAACTTCACATGGCAAGAAGTTCAAGGTCGCTTGATTCTCCTGCAGCGTGAGCATCCCATGTGCGTCCAGAAGCGAGAACTCTCCGAACTGGACATCTACCATCGCATCCTCCGCTTTAAGAACTACACCGTGGCCATGATCAACAAGTCCCTGCTGCCCGTCAAACTACACGTGCCCTTCATGGGCGAGATGATTTTCGTCACGCAGGGCTTGAAATACAACTTTGAGCTCATATTATTCTGGGGTCCCCTGTCGCTTTTCCAAAACAAATGGAGTTTACATCCCAAGTACAAGCGGGCGGCTAACCGTCAGGACCTGGCCAGACAGCTCAGTCGTGTCATACTGTTAACCGGTCTTGTCAATCTTCTGCTGTGCCCGTTCGTGCTGGTGTGGCAGGTGTTGTATGCCTTTTTCAGCTACGCCGAAGTCATCAAACGGGAACCAGGCAGTTTGGGGGCGCGGCGGTGGTCGCTGTATGGCCGTCTGTACCTGAGACACTTCAACGAGCTGGATCACGAGCTGCAGGGCAGGATGGGTCGCAGCTACAAACCGGCCGCTAAGTACATGAACGCGTTTGTTTCTCCTTTGCTAGCAGTTCTGGCGAAGAACGTGGCTTTCTTTTCTGGTTCGGTACTGGCTGTGCTCATCGCCCTGACGGTGTATGATGAGGACGTGCTGACCGTGCAACACATTCTAACGGCCATCACTATACTGGGAGTGGTCATCACCATCACCAG GTCATTTATTCCCGATGACCATATGGTGTGGTGTCCCGAACAGCTGATGCAGTGTGTTCTGGCACACATCCACTACATGCCCGACCACTGGAAGGGTCACGCCAACAAGAGCGAAACCCGCGACGAGATGGCACAGCTTTTCCAGTACAAAGCG GTCTTCATCCTGGAGGAGCTCCTCAGTCCCATAATAACCCCCTTCATCCTCATCTTCCCCCTGCGGAGCAAGTCTCTGGAGATCATCGACTTCTTCCGCAACTTCACCGTAGACGTGGCGGGGGTGGGAGACATATGCTCATTCGCACAAATGGACATCAGGCGGCACGGCAACCCCCAG TGGATGTCTGAAGGTCAGACGGAGGCGTCCGTGTACCAGCAGGCTGAGAACGGCAAGACTGAACTCTCTCTGATGCACTTCACCATTAAAAACCCTCGCTGGCAGCCGCCGCAGGAGAGCTCGGTTTTCATCAGCCACCTGAAAGAGAAGGTTCAACAGGACGCTCAGACGGGACCGTCTCCACACCTGCTTCTGTCTGAAGCTCCTCTCTGCACATCACTGCTGTCCAACCAGTCCGCCACTGGC CCTGACAATCTGTTAGCCAGCGTGTTGGCTCACCCCGTCCTCACCGCGTCCTGTGTGCCGGCGCGGAATCGCCGCTTTATCCCGCAGAACAGCGCGGCCTCGGCTGCGGCCAGCGTCCTGGCGTCTCTGTCTTCATCTCAGCAACCTCCCGCCGGACACCGGTCTCGCTCGCACGCTCTCAGACAGACTCATGACGGCCCCATGTACAGCAGCGGCCACACGCTGGGCGACAGGTCTCTTGCAAT CATGTCTGCACGTGACTCCATGATCCTCAGTCAGTCTTATTCAGCACTGGCGTCTGAGTTCGCATCAGCAGAGATGAGCCTTCACGCTATATACATGCATGAG GTGCATCAACAGAAGACCCAGCATGCACCTGGACAGTTGCACACCTCCGTGCCAATGAGGGACATGAGTGCCAACAGCG ACCCTCAGATCCTGtccacacagacagacagcctGGTGCCGCCCGCTTCTGGCCGTTTGGGCGGCTGGGCTGAAGAGGAAGAGGCGGATGAAGAAGAGatcaacaacagcagcagcagcagtccTGTGCCGGATCAGACCAGCAGGGGGAGCAGCTGA
- the atg9b gene encoding autophagy-related protein 9B isoform X2: MMAGFETHQEYQRIEDYDEDTPPGEEDLLIHVPESRGDPWHHIKNLDNFFTRIYHFHQKNGFACMVLSEIFELVQFLFVVTFTTFLFNCVEYDVLFANRAVNHTGQTPGPLDRNKVTIPDAILPGEQCIERIQGNSWIIFLLIMAAIFWVYRLVKVIWNVLSYWEIRQFYIKALKIQMDELCNFTWQEVQGRLILLQREHPMCVQKRELSELDIYHRILRFKNYTVAMINKSLLPVKLHVPFMGEMIFVTQGLKYNFELILFWGPLSLFQNKWSLHPKYKRAANRQDLARQLSRVILLTGLVNLLLCPFVLVWQVLYAFFSYAEVIKREPGSLGARRWSLYGRLYLRHFNELDHELQGRMGRSYKPAAKYMNAFVSPLLAVLAKNVAFFSGSVLAVLIALTVYDEDVLTVQHILTAITILGVVITITRSFIPDDHMVWCPEQLMQCVLAHIHYMPDHWKGHANKSETRDEMAQLFQYKAVFILEELLSPIITPFILIFPLRSKSLEIIDFFRNFTVDVAGVGDICSFAQMDIRRHGNPQWMSEGQTEASVYQQAENGKTELSLMHFTIKNPRWQPPQESSVFISHLKEKVQQDAQTGPSPHLLLSEAPLCTSLLSNQSATGPDNLLASVLAHPVLTASCVPARNRRFIPQNSAASAAASVLASLSSSQQPPAGHRSRSHALRQTHDGPMYSSGHTLGDSMSARDSMILSQSYSALASEFASAEMSLHAIYMHEVHQQKTQHAPGQLHTSVPMRDMSANSDPQILSTQTDSLVPPASGRLGGWAEEEEADEEEINNSSSSSPVPDQTSRGSS, translated from the exons ATGATGGCTGGTTTTGAAACACATCAGGAGTATCAGCGAATAGAAGACTATGATGAAGACACCCCGCCAGGAGAGGAAGATTTACTCATCCATGTGCCAGAGAGTAGAGGAG ATCCATGGCATCATATCAAGAACCTTGACAATTTCTTCACAAGA ATCTACCATTTCCATCAGAAGAATGGATTTGCCTGTATGGTGTTATCAGAAATCTTTGAGCTTGT GCAGTTCCTGTTCGTGGTCACGTTTACAACGTTCCTCTTCAACTGTGTGGAATACGATGTTCTCTTTGCCAACCGAGCGGTCAACCACACGGGCCAGACCCCCGGACCTCTGGACAGGAATAAGGTCACCATTCCCGATGCTATTTTACCCGGCGAGCAGTGTATTGAGAG GATTCAAGGCAACAGCTGGATCATCTTTCTCCTGATAATGGCCGCCATTTTTTGGGTCTATCGGCTCGTGAAGGTGATCTGGAATGTCCTCAGCTACTGGGAGATCCGGCAGTTTTACATCAAAGCGCTGAAAATACAAATG GATGAATTGTGTAACTTCACATGGCAAGAAGTTCAAGGTCGCTTGATTCTCCTGCAGCGTGAGCATCCCATGTGCGTCCAGAAGCGAGAACTCTCCGAACTGGACATCTACCATCGCATCCTCCGCTTTAAGAACTACACCGTGGCCATGATCAACAAGTCCCTGCTGCCCGTCAAACTACACGTGCCCTTCATGGGCGAGATGATTTTCGTCACGCAGGGCTTGAAATACAACTTTGAGCTCATATTATTCTGGGGTCCCCTGTCGCTTTTCCAAAACAAATGGAGTTTACATCCCAAGTACAAGCGGGCGGCTAACCGTCAGGACCTGGCCAGACAGCTCAGTCGTGTCATACTGTTAACCGGTCTTGTCAATCTTCTGCTGTGCCCGTTCGTGCTGGTGTGGCAGGTGTTGTATGCCTTTTTCAGCTACGCCGAAGTCATCAAACGGGAACCAGGCAGTTTGGGGGCGCGGCGGTGGTCGCTGTATGGCCGTCTGTACCTGAGACACTTCAACGAGCTGGATCACGAGCTGCAGGGCAGGATGGGTCGCAGCTACAAACCGGCCGCTAAGTACATGAACGCGTTTGTTTCTCCTTTGCTAGCAGTTCTGGCGAAGAACGTGGCTTTCTTTTCTGGTTCGGTACTGGCTGTGCTCATCGCCCTGACGGTGTATGATGAGGACGTGCTGACCGTGCAACACATTCTAACGGCCATCACTATACTGGGAGTGGTCATCACCATCACCAG GTCATTTATTCCCGATGACCATATGGTGTGGTGTCCCGAACAGCTGATGCAGTGTGTTCTGGCACACATCCACTACATGCCCGACCACTGGAAGGGTCACGCCAACAAGAGCGAAACCCGCGACGAGATGGCACAGCTTTTCCAGTACAAAGCG GTCTTCATCCTGGAGGAGCTCCTCAGTCCCATAATAACCCCCTTCATCCTCATCTTCCCCCTGCGGAGCAAGTCTCTGGAGATCATCGACTTCTTCCGCAACTTCACCGTAGACGTGGCGGGGGTGGGAGACATATGCTCATTCGCACAAATGGACATCAGGCGGCACGGCAACCCCCAG TGGATGTCTGAAGGTCAGACGGAGGCGTCCGTGTACCAGCAGGCTGAGAACGGCAAGACTGAACTCTCTCTGATGCACTTCACCATTAAAAACCCTCGCTGGCAGCCGCCGCAGGAGAGCTCGGTTTTCATCAGCCACCTGAAAGAGAAGGTTCAACAGGACGCTCAGACGGGACCGTCTCCACACCTGCTTCTGTCTGAAGCTCCTCTCTGCACATCACTGCTGTCCAACCAGTCCGCCACTGGC CCTGACAATCTGTTAGCCAGCGTGTTGGCTCACCCCGTCCTCACCGCGTCCTGTGTGCCGGCGCGGAATCGCCGCTTTATCCCGCAGAACAGCGCGGCCTCGGCTGCGGCCAGCGTCCTGGCGTCTCTGTCTTCATCTCAGCAACCTCCCGCCGGACACCGGTCTCGCTCGCACGCTCTCAGACAGACTCATGACGGCCCCATGTACAGCAGCGGCCACACGCTGGGCGACAG CATGTCTGCACGTGACTCCATGATCCTCAGTCAGTCTTATTCAGCACTGGCGTCTGAGTTCGCATCAGCAGAGATGAGCCTTCACGCTATATACATGCATGAG GTGCATCAACAGAAGACCCAGCATGCACCTGGACAGTTGCACACCTCCGTGCCAATGAGGGACATGAGTGCCAACAGCG ACCCTCAGATCCTGtccacacagacagacagcctGGTGCCGCCCGCTTCTGGCCGTTTGGGCGGCTGGGCTGAAGAGGAAGAGGCGGATGAAGAAGAGatcaacaacagcagcagcagcagtccTGTGCCGGATCAGACCAGCAGGGGGAGCAGCTGA